Proteins found in one Acipenser ruthenus chromosome 18, fAciRut3.2 maternal haplotype, whole genome shotgun sequence genomic segment:
- the LOC117419571 gene encoding retinol dehydrogenase 12-like isoform X2 yields the protein MLILMTFGSIAIVVVLSVALAPYIRRYFAGGVCKSAARLDGKTALITGANTGIGKETARDLARRGARVIIACRDLSKGEAAASQIRAETGSEQVLVRRLDLADTRSIKQFAEDFLKEENRLHILINNAGVMMCPYSHTVDGFEMQFGVNHLGHFLLTHLLLDLLKQSAPARIINVSSLGHNFGRIKFDDLQSERSYEGGLAYCQSKLANVLFTRELAKRLAGTRVTVNSVHPGTVKSELVRHSSLMALSWRIFSFFIKNPWEGAQTNIYCAVAEELENVSGKHFRS from the exons ATGCTTATTTTAATGACATTTGGAAGCATCGCAATAGTCGTCGTTCTTTCGGTAGCATTGGCTCCATACATCAG gaGGTATTTTGCTGGGGGAGTGTGTAAGTCAGCAGCCAGGCTTGATGGGAAGACCGCTCTCATTACCGGGGCGAACACAGGAATCGGGAAGGAGACAGCCAGGGACCTGGCGCGCAGGG GCGCTCGTGTGATCATTGCCTGTCGAGATCTATCGAAGGGAGAAGCTGCTGCTTCACAGATCCGTGCAGAAACCGGCAGTGAGCAGGTGCTGGTGAGGAGGCTGGACCTCGCTGATACCCGCTCCATAAAGCAGTTTGCAGAGGACTTTTTGAAAG AGGAGAATCGGCTTCACATCCTGATCAACAATGCTGGGGTGATGATGTGCCCGTATTCACACACTGTGGATGGTTTTGAAATGCAGTTTGGAGTCAACCACCTGG GTCACTtcctcctcactcacctcctgcTGGATCTCCTGAAGCAGAGCGCTCCCGCCCGCATCATCAACGTGTCATCACTAGGTCACAACTTTGGGCGAATCAAATTTGACGACCTGCAGAGTGAGAGGAGCTACGAGGGGGGGCTGGCCTACTGCCAGAGCAAGCTGGCTAACGTGCTGTTCACCCGTGAACTGGCCAAGCGCCTGGCAG GAACCAGGGTGACGGTGAACTCTGTGCACCCCGGCACTGTGAAGTCTGAGCTGGTCAGACACTCCTCACTGATGGCCCTCAGCTGGAGGATCTTCTCCTTCTTCATCAAGAACCCATGGGAGGGAGCGCAGACCAACATCTACTGTGCCGTGGCAGAGGAGCTGGAGAACGTCTCAGGGAAACACTTCAG GTCCTAG